A single window of Dermacentor albipictus isolate Rhodes 1998 colony chromosome 1, USDA_Dalb.pri_finalv2, whole genome shotgun sequence DNA harbors:
- the LOC135902437 gene encoding uncharacterized protein, with translation MIAFLSVILIASLGPHVRAGDASQSSSGGSSASGTPVYKLAQGLGSSPNHGQPVKVPAAVFASSAGAATAQAGGPGPSGYPGAGAHGAPGVHLNAGAPPAGGGAGYGFAPGYGYNPAGAGGPAAGAGGYPRALLPQAYAGAAGGGHQQLVAIGGPSYGAGAPGYGAGAPGYGAGAPGYGAGAPGYGAGGPAAAYPAGHPGPAGAVGPVPLGGYGGAHGGAAGYGGAHGGAAGYGGALGGVVGYGGAAGGVVGYGGAPGGAAGYGGAQGGAAGYGGAQGGAAGYGGAQGGAAGYGGDQGGAAGAHVAGPQAYGLIGQGYGGGHAGSPGTAFGSAAAGPGGHAGGGPAVYAVPPSAALHAGAYPGSGGGAYLGAAGGHAAGLPAGLAGQGGHVVQFAGGPVGQYPLGQGSGQAGIPLHALGHGGGYGGQVAGFAGPSLVAGPGAAAGHGYGGPVAAAPGYHGHPGHAVGGLYTALAGGAGGAAAKSGATGQAGLGVTYGGQGKQKSSR, from the exons ATGATAGCT TTCCTGAGCGTCATCCTCATCGCGTCTCTCGGACCACACGTCCGAGCGGGAGATGCTTCCCAAAGCAGTTCTGGTGGATCTTCAGCATCCGGCACGCCAGTCTACAAACTAGCTCAAGGACTCGGGTCTTCACCAAACCATGGCCAACCGGTCAAGGTGCCCGCTGCAGTGTTCGCCTCCAGTGCTGGAGCAGCCACCGCGCAAGCGGGCGGCCCGGGGCCGTCTGGCTACCCTGGCGCAGGCGCCCACGGTGCGCCCGGCGTGCACTTGAACGCCGGCGCCCCTCCCGCCGGCGGCGGGGCCGGTTACGGCTTCGCTCCTGGCTATGGCTACAACCCGGCAGGCGCCGGAGGACCAGCAGCAGGAGCCGGTGGATACCCTAGAGCTCTCCTGCCTCAAGCGTACGCTGGTGCCGCAGGCGGCGGTCACCAACAGCTGGTAGCCATTGGTGGACCTTCCTATGGCGCCGGAGCGCCAGGATACGGCGCCGGAGCACCAGGATACGGCGCCGGAGCACCAGGATACGGCGCCGGAGCACCAGGATACGGCGCCGGAGGACCTGCAGCAGCCTACCCGGCGGGACACCCAGGTCCAGCGGGAGCTGTCGGTCCGGTGCCTCTGGGGGGATACGGAGGAGCTCACGGAGGTGCGGCGGGCTACGGTGGAGCTCACGGAGGTGCGGCGGGATACGGCGGAGCTCTCGGAGGTGTGGTGGGATACGGCGGAGCTGCCGGAGGTGTGGTGGGATACGGCGGAGCTCCCGGAGGTGCGGCGGGATACGGTGGAGCTCAAGGAGGCGCGGCGGGATACGGTGGAGCTCAAGGAGGCGCGGCGGGATACGGTGGAGCTCAAGGAGGTGCGGCGGGATACGGCGGAGATCAAGGAGGTGCGGCGGGTGCGCATGTGGCTGGACCTCAGGCGTACGGACTGATCGGCCAGGGTTACGGCGGGGGACACGCGGGCTCTCCCGGTACAGCCTTCGGTAGTGCGGCAGCTGGACCAGGAGGGCACGCTGGCGGTGGCCCCGCCGTCTACGCCGTGCCTCCGTCTGCAGCCCTTCACGCCGGAGCATATCCTGGCAGTGGCGGTGGCGCGTACCTTGGCGCAGCCGGGGGTCATGCGGCTGGGCTGCCCGCTGGTCTCGCAGGACAAGGTGGACACGTCGTCCAGTTCGCCGGCGGACCGGTCGGCCAGTACCCTCTCGGCCAGGGTTCCGGTCAAGCTGGCATTCCCCTGCACGCCCTCGGCCACGGGGGTGGCTACGGCGGTCAGGTGGCCGGATTCGCGGGGCCATCGCTAGTCGCTGGTCCAGGAGCAGCAGCTGGTCACGGGTATGGCGGGCCGGTAGCTGCGGCTCCCGGATACCATGGACATCCCGGTCACGCTGTCGGCGGTCTGTATACCGCGCTAGCGGGAGGAGCCGGTGGAGCCGCTGCTAAGTCCGGCGCCACTGGACAGGCCGGTCTCGGAGTCACGTACGGCGGCCAAGGGAAGCAGAAATCATCCAGATGA